A window of Apium graveolens cultivar Ventura chromosome 8, ASM990537v1, whole genome shotgun sequence contains these coding sequences:
- the LOC141680034 gene encoding uncharacterized protein LOC141680034, which translates to MNEYALKLDFPNTNNEAEYEALIAGLGLAKAVRAKNLKVCGDSRLVVAQVNGEFEAKDDTMAKYLRVVKGILTQFDEWYAEHVPREENTTTDALSQFASSEIENYPRSIYFQVLETPTIHVINLIALVGMASYWINPIKTYLETGWLPDDTQEARKLSVRALRYSLVEGLLYKRSFVIPFLKCLRSLKVEEALKEAHEEICGKHLGVGPSLTR; encoded by the coding sequence atGAATGAATATGCTTTAAAGTTGGACTTCCCGAATACGAACaacgaagcagaatatgaagcattGATAGCTGGCTTAGGCTTGGCTAAAGCCGTTAGGGCCAAAAACCTGAAGGTCTGCGGAGACTCAAGACTTGTAGTTGCCCAAGTTAATGGGGAGTTTGAGGCCAAGGATGATACTATGGCCAAGTACCTGAGAGTCGTAAAGGGAATactgactcagttcgatgaatggtACGCAGAACATGTTCcgagagaggagaacactacGACGGATGCCTTGTCTCAGTTTGCCTCGTCTGAAATCGAGAACTATCCGAGAAGTATTTACTTCCAGGTCTTGGAGACCCCTACTATTCATGTCATAAATCTGATAGCACTGGTTGGTATGGCAAGCTATTGGATAAACCCAATCAAGACCTACTTAGAAACTGGGTGGCTCCCCGACGATACCCAGGAGGCACGCAAGCTGTCTGTTAGAGCGTTAAGATACTCATTGGTTGAAGGCCTTCTTTACAAAAGGTCCTTTGTTATTCCGTTCTTGAAGTGCTTAAGATCTCTTAAAGTAGAGGAGGCGCTTAAAGAAGCCCATGAAGAGATTTGTGGAAAACACCTGGGGGTAGggccctcgctcacaagataa